The Candidatus Hydrogenedentota bacterium nucleotide sequence ATGTACTTGACGTTCTCCTGTTCGAGGCACTTCACAAAAAGTTCGGCTGCGTTCATGCTGCTGGCTTCTCCCGGGCCTCCTTGGGGGCGTTTAGGTCGCTGGGGACATCCATTTCCGCGTCGGGCCTCTTCCGTCTCCTGCCCGCCTCCCGCAGGAAGGGGCGTTCCACATCACCGCGGCCTCACGCTTCGCTTTGAAGAACATTCCGTGTCATATTGTTATTTCCCGGCTCTTTTCGGGGGAACCCGGGGAATGCAGGCCCTCCAGCGTTCCGAGCATCTCCATCAGGTAGGCGTCGCCGGGGGCGTACTCCAGCCCTTTTCGGACATGGTCCAGGGTCCGCCGCAGCGCGGGGAGGGTGAGGGAAACGGGAATCCCCGTTCCGGAGGCGTCATAGACCGCGCGCATGAGCGCCAGGGCGGCGTCCCGGTGCAGGGCGGCGGCAAAGGACGGCCCGGTGTCCAGCCCCGCCTCCGGGAACCCGCTCTCCGGCGCGGCCGCCTGAAGGGCGATGGCCGTCTCGAACTCCCCCAAAGCGATCGTGGTGTTGGCGCTGGACCGGTGCAAAAAACACTTCCCCAGAAGAAAGTGCCCTGCGGGATCGCCGGGGTTCTCCTGGAGAAAGGTCTTAACCACGGGGAGGGCCGCGTCGGGATTCCGCTCCGCCACGAAGGCCCACGCCGTACGGAGAGCCTCCGTGTCACGGTCTGCGGGCGGCGGTCCGGAGCATCCCGCGAGGGCCCCTGCGGCGAGCAGCAAGAGCAGGCTAATACCGCGGCTGCACACGGAAGAACCCTGTCTGGGCGCCGGCCCGGGCAAACACGGAGACCTCGGACGGTTTCCGCTCCCGTAGCGTTTCTATGGCTTTTTCGTACTCCTCCAAGGAGGTGGTGGGCTGGTCGGCCACAGCCAGGATGACGATGCCCGGGCGGATCTTGGCGGCCTGCGCGGGGCTTCCCGGGCGCACGCGCCGCACGATCACCCCCTGCACATCCTCGGCCAGGTTCAGCAGAATACGGACGTCGCGGGTGATCTCACGGACGGCGAGCCCCAGCACGGCGTCGTCATATTCCCCCGCCTCCTGCGCGGTGGCGGGAAGCTGGGAAAGGGTCACCTCGACGGACAGCGGCTGCCCCGCCCGCAGCAGCTCCACGGTCACGGTGCGGCCCACGCCGGTGTCCCGCACCAGCTGGGTGAAGGCCAGCACATCCCGGTCCTGCCGTGCCTGCGTGGGCTTGCCGTCGAAGGACTTGATGATGTCTCCCGACTGGATGCCCGCGCTTAACGCAGGGGAGTCGGGGAGTACGGTGCTCACCAGGAGCCCCCCCGTGTCCTCCAGTTTCCAGTATTCGGCGTAGTCGGTCTTGAGGGGCTGGGTGAACACGCCCAGCCACGCATCTTCGCGCGCGCCGGGGGACACGTCCACCGACGGGGGTTCGGCGATGTGCCCCTCGAACAGCTCCGTCTGGTACACGAGGGGGTGTCCGCTCCGCGTGTGAAGTTCGCCGCCTTCCGCGCGGCCCAGGTCGAACCCGACCACGCCCACGATCTCCCCCCGGGTGTTCATCACGGGCCCCGTGACATACCCGAAACGGATGTTCCCGTCCAGCGCGTAGGTTTTCCGGGGCTCCTCCAGGATGGCGCTCACCCGCGCTACCAGCACGCCGGGTTCCAGGTCGAGCGTTTCCCCCGACAGGCCAAACACGGCCACGGGCTCGCCCAGGACCAGCGGCGATTTGGAGAAACGGACTACGGGCAGGTCGAGGGGCGTGTCCGATTGCACCCGCAGGAAGGCGAGGTTGATGTCATCGGGCTTCTGGAGCACCTGTGCCGGGTACTCCTTGGCGGAGGAACCCTGTCCGAGGCGCACGCGCACCTCCACCGGCTCGGCGCTGTCCAGAATCAGGTGCCCGTGCGTGACCACCAGCCCGTCGGGCCGCACCACCAGCCCGAGGCTGCTGCCGTCGCGCCGCCGGGTTTCCCCCGTCCGCGCGTCGGTGACCTCCTGGGTGAACAGGACGGTGCACAGGGAAGGGGAGAGGCGCTCATACGCCGAATTAATGGTGGACAGGGCGAAATCTTCCTGGGCCGGTGCGGGTGAACCCGCGGCCGCCGCGAGCAGAAGCATCGCCGGCCAGGCGGAGAAGTGTCTAGTTTTCATTGGGCGCAACCTCCCCGGCTTCGGCCGCGGCGGCCTCCGCCTTGGTGTTCACAAGCACAAAACGGGTGAGCGCGCCGCGCTGGGCGAAAAGCATGACCAGCCGCGCGTCGCTTTCCTTCAGGCGGGCATAGGTCGTGCTGAACGCCGACAGGGTGGGAATCTCCTCCCCGTCCACCTTTAGAACAATGTCCCCCTGCTGGAGTCCGGCGATGGCGGCCCGGCCCCCGGGGTCCACCCCCGAAACCAGAATGCCGGTCCGCCGCTGCAACTGGGCGCGCCGCGCCACCTCCGGGGTCACCTCGGACGCTGTGAACCCCCATTCCTCAAAGGCCTCCTGGCTCCCCCGAAGCGAGGATTTTTCCTCGGCGACGAGGGACAGCTCAAGCGCCTCGTCCCCACGGCGCAGCGTCAGCACCGCCGTCTCCCCGACGGGAAGGGCGGCGATGAGCCGCCGCACCCCGGGAAGCTCCTCCTCGTACCGGGCGTGCACCCGGCCGCCGTTGACCGCCGTAAGGATGTCGCCGGGCTTCACGCCCGCCTCCGCCGCCGGGGACAGGCGGTCCACATCGGCGACAATGACGCCCTCCTCAGAGGTGACATCGCCCTTGGCCAGCATCTCCTGGAACTCTATGCCCAGCCATCCCCGGCGCACATGCCCGGTCTCGATGATGCTGCGCACCACCTCCTTCACAATGTCCACCGGGATCGCAAACCCGACGTTCTCCGCCCCCGACAGCACCCGGGCGTTCACGCCGACCACTTCCCCCCGCAGGTTGACCAGGGGACCGCCGCTGTTGCCGGGGTTGATCGCCGCGTCGGTCTGGATCCAGTTGTAGTAGGGGGCCTCCATGAGCCCCTGGTCCGCCAGGAAGCGGTCCGGCACGCTGATGATCCCGAGGGATACCGACCGGGCGAGCCCGTGGGGGCTCCCCAGGGCAAGCACCGACTGTCCGGCCTCCAAGGTGTCCGAGCGGCCCATGCGGACGCTGGGAAGGGGGCTGTCCGTCTCCAGTTTCAGGACGGCGATGTCCGTCTCGATGTCCGTCCCGACCACTGTGGCCTGCACCTCGCGGTTGTCGCTGAGCACGCACTGGACCGAGCTGCTCTGTCCCGCCACATGCTCGTTGGTCACGACATAGCCGTCGGGGGAGATGATGAACCCGCTCCCCATGACCAGCATCTCCTTGCGCCGCCCGGCGTCAAACACCTCCTTTACCGGGCGCACATGCACGATGGCGGGGGCCACCTTGCGCTTGGCCCGCAGCACGGCGGACTGCCCGCCCCGGTCCAGGGTCGCGCATCCGGTCAGCGCCGCCAGCCCGCACAGGGCCGCCAGCAGCAGAATGCCTCTTCTGTGTCTCATGCGTGTCCTCCCGTGCGGGCCGCCCTTCCCCTTGACGGGTCAGGAACAAAACCGCACCATTTCACTGCATCCACCAACACGCGCCGTCCGCGCTTTATTGCGGCCGCGCCTTTTCCAGGCCCGCCAGCACCGACTCCACAAACGCCGGGGTGATCTCGGCGGCGTGGACGATGCTGTGGAAAAAGTTGTTCTTGTCAACGAAGGCCCGCAGCGTGGCCAGGGCGGTGCATATCTCCTCCCGGGACGCGTCCGGGCACCAGTAGCGCAGCCCGCAACGCCGGATCAGGTCCTCCGCCCACTCCGGCCGGTTGCCCTGGAGCCGCGACATGGCGAAGATGCCCAGCCCCACCAGATCCCCGTGCAGGAAATGCCGGCGCGTGAGGTGTTCCAGCGCGTAGGCCACCAGATGCTCCGCGCCCTCCTCGGGGCGGCTGTTGCCGAACTCCGTGCAGAACTTCACCTCCCGCCGGTACAGGTCCACGATCGTGTCAATGCCCTTCGGCGTGACGTTATACACCTCCTCGGCGTTGTGGTCCAGCTCTTCCAGGCATTCCTCCGCGAGGGCCGCCACCGCCGCGTCATAGTTCTCCCCCGTCTGCTCATGGGCGAGACGCCAGTCAAAGAGCCCCGTGTGGATGCTCGCAATGTCGCAGGCCCCCGCGCGGTTCAGCTCCGGCGGCGCCGCCTGGATCAGGCGGTAATCCACCAGCAGCTCCTCCGGAAAGATGTCGCCAATGTAGGTGACCGTCTTGTCCACCCGCACCGCGATCATGTTCGTCAGCGGCGCGTCCACCGAGATGATCGTCGGCACCAGCACCATGCGGCAGCCCCGCTTCCACGCGAGATACTTGGCGAAGTCGCAGCACGACCCGCCCCCCACACCCACCACCACGTCGCAGGCCGGCAGGTCGCGGTCCGCCGCCTCCAGCGTGGGAAGGTCCATGTTGTCCACCAGATGGACGTGGTCCGGTTCCCAGGGCATCTGCGACTGGAGCAGGGCCCACGGGATCTCCATCGAAACCGCCAGCACCCGGCCGGGGAGCCCCTTCAACTCCCTGGCAACACCGAACCCGGACTTTATCCCAGGCGACTTGTACATCCGTGGGACATCCTACTGTTGAAACCCAACGGCCAAACGAGCCGCGATTTTACCACGACCGGCCAGGGGACCGCCCCGTCAACACGTCATGGCGAGCCGGACCGCCGTAGGCGGGAATCCTGC carries:
- a CDS encoding PDZ domain-containing protein → MKTRHFSAWPAMLLLAAAAGSPAPAQEDFALSTINSAYERLSPSLCTVLFTQEVTDARTGETRRRDGSSLGLVVRPDGLVVTHGHLILDSAEPVEVRVRLGQGSSAKEYPAQVLQKPDDINLAFLRVQSDTPLDLPVVRFSKSPLVLGEPVAVFGLSGETLDLEPGVLVARVSAILEEPRKTYALDGNIRFGYVTGPVMNTRGEIVGVVGFDLGRAEGGELHTRSGHPLVYQTELFEGHIAEPPSVDVSPGAREDAWLGVFTQPLKTDYAEYWKLEDTGGLLVSTVLPDSPALSAGIQSGDIIKSFDGKPTQARQDRDVLAFTQLVRDTGVGRTVTVELLRAGQPLSVEVTLSQLPATAQEAGEYDDAVLGLAVREITRDVRILLNLAEDVQGVIVRRVRPGSPAQAAKIRPGIVILAVADQPTTSLEEYEKAIETLRERKPSEVSVFARAGAQTGFFRVQPRY
- a CDS encoding PDZ domain-containing protein, which codes for MRHRRGILLLAALCGLAALTGCATLDRGGQSAVLRAKRKVAPAIVHVRPVKEVFDAGRRKEMLVMGSGFIISPDGYVVTNEHVAGQSSSVQCVLSDNREVQATVVGTDIETDIAVLKLETDSPLPSVRMGRSDTLEAGQSVLALGSPHGLARSVSLGIISVPDRFLADQGLMEAPYYNWIQTDAAINPGNSGGPLVNLRGEVVGVNARVLSGAENVGFAIPVDIVKEVVRSIIETGHVRRGWLGIEFQEMLAKGDVTSEEGVIVADVDRLSPAAEAGVKPGDILTAVNGGRVHARYEEELPGVRRLIAALPVGETAVLTLRRGDEALELSLVAEEKSSLRGSQEAFEEWGFTASEVTPEVARRAQLQRRTGILVSGVDPGGRAAIAGLQQGDIVLKVDGEEIPTLSAFSTTYARLKESDARLVMLFAQRGALTRFVLVNTKAEAAAAEAGEVAPNEN
- a CDS encoding iron-containing alcohol dehydrogenase; its protein translation is MYKSPGIKSGFGVARELKGLPGRVLAVSMEIPWALLQSQMPWEPDHVHLVDNMDLPTLEAADRDLPACDVVVGVGGGSCCDFAKYLAWKRGCRMVLVPTIISVDAPLTNMIAVRVDKTVTYIGDIFPEELLVDYRLIQAAPPELNRAGACDIASIHTGLFDWRLAHEQTGENYDAAVAALAEECLEELDHNAEEVYNVTPKGIDTIVDLYRREVKFCTEFGNSRPEEGAEHLVAYALEHLTRRHFLHGDLVGLGIFAMSRLQGNRPEWAEDLIRRCGLRYWCPDASREEICTALATLRAFVDKNNFFHSIVHAAEITPAFVESVLAGLEKARPQ